In Paroedura picta isolate Pp20150507F chromosome 1, Ppicta_v3.0, whole genome shotgun sequence, the following are encoded in one genomic region:
- the AARS2 gene encoding alanine--tRNA ligase, mitochondrial isoform X1 translates to MAAAVRGSVRRVLWEPPGRRWGSCGARSTSSSSSSAARVRQTFLQFFQERHGHQVVPSAPVRPRGDPSLLFVNAGMNQFKPIFLGTADPRSELTRYQRVVNSQKCVRAGGKHNDLEDVGRDVYHHTFFEMLGNWSFGDYFKEEACSMAWELLTQVYEIPKDRLYVTYFEGDAKLELAADEECREIWLSLGIPRHHVLPFQLKDNFWEMGNTGPCGPCTEIHYDHVGGGRNVAALVNQGNPDVVEIWNLVFMQFNREADGSLCPLPQRHVDTGMGLERLLTVLQNKRSNYDTDLFTPLLEAIHKGCGKPQYQGLVGEADAGGVDTAYRVVADHVRTLSVCIADGVYPGMSGAELVLRHILRRAVRFCSEVLQAPPGFLASLVPVVIAVLGDAYPDLKREMDTVMNVINENEHAFLSCLLQGRRIINRTLQRMDHAKVFPVEVAWSLYRNLGFPLDLIGLMLEENGVLLDIAALNQLAQEDAELKAPRQEEASSGVQLDVHSLAKLQQDGVPFTDDSPVYAYELGLDGKYVFNPCQATVLVLYKDGSLQKEVGGGQHCGVILDRTCFYAEKGGQASDQGYMVHLEQQDVLFPVASVQVLGGYVIHEVIVSETLKAGDQVQLFVDEAQRLACMVNHTATHLLNFALRQVLGDGVEQRGSQVTAEQLRFDVSTKGPVKTEQLQETEDVIQEIIKRNELVYTAEVPIQLTNGVQGLRRLDDVYPDLARVVSVGVPVERTLGPESQAAMHASVELCCGTHLQHTGAIEDLTIISERQLVKGISRIIAVTGERARQAQEAGQSLAKDMDSLSVRVKRGGTSLVDAQRLSREVGLLIDMVENTAMPQGLKRELHTTLRALQRTANSAIRKWEVKLAAEKVPDLLAKHSNQPVIIDIIPVESPSILMKVVNQLCDRVPGTSVMLLSPQASGQVFCACQVPKSSLPVLSAADWALAVCALMGGKAGGSGIVAKGSGSTHNLQLVLNAALEYAQNKL, encoded by the exons ATGGCGGCGGCCGTCAGGGGTTCCGTGCGGCGTGTCCTCTGGGAGCCTCCCGGTCGGCGCTGGGGATCGTGCGGGGCTCGCtcgacctcctcctcctcctcctctgctgcgcGAGTGCGACAGACTTTCctccagttcttccaggagcGGCATGGACATCAAGTGGTGCCCTCCGCCCCTGTGCGGCCGCGGGGAGACCCTAGTCTGCTTTTCGTCAACGCTGGCATGAACCAG TTCAAACCCATTTTCCTGGGCACAGCAGATCCCCGGAGTGAACTGACACGTTATCAGCGAGTAGTGAACAGCCAGAAGTGTGTGCGTGCCGGCGGAAAGCACAATGATCTAGAAGATGTGGGCCGAGATGTTTATCATCATACGTTCTTTGAAATGCTGGGGAACTGGTCCTTTGGAGATTATTTCAAA GAGGAAGCTTGCAGCATGGCATGGGAGCTCCTCACACAGGTCTATGAGATCCCAAAGGACCGTCTCTATGTTACCTATTTTGAAGGCGATGCAAAACTGGAACTAGCTGCGGATGAAGAGTGCAGGGAAATATGGCTAAGTCTGGG CATCCCTCGTCACCATGTGCTTCCTTTTCAACTGAAAGACAACTTCTGGGAGATGGGGAATACTGGTCCCTGTGGGCCCTGCACAGAGATCCATTATGATCACGTGGGTGGTGGCAGGAATGTGGCAGCACTGGTGAATCAGGGCAACCCAGACGTGGTGGAGATCTGGAACCTGGTTTTCATGCAGTTCAACAG AGAAGCGGATGGGAGTCTGTGTCCACTTCCCCAGCGTCACGTGGACACAGGAATGGGCTTGGAAAGGTTATTGACGGTTCTGCAGAACAAGCGCTCCAATTATGACACAGACCTCTTCACCCCTCTCCTGGAGGCCATCCATAAG GGTTGTGGCAAGCCCCAATACCAGGGCTTGGTTGGGGAGGCAGATGCTGGAGGTGTGGATACGGCCTACAGGGTGGTGGCCGATCACGTGCGCACTCTGTCCGTGTGCATTGCGGATGGTGTTTATCCAGGCATGTCTGGTGCCGA GCTCGTTCTGCGCCATATCTTGCGCAGGGCTGTGCGCTTTTGCTCTGaagttctccaggctccacctggttTCCTGGCCAGTTTGGTTCCTGTGGTGATAGCGGTTCTG GGAGATGCCTACCCAGACCTGAAGAGGGAAATGGACACG GTTATGAATGTCATCAATGAGAATGAGCATGCATTTCTGTCCTGTCTCTTGCAAGGGCGTCGCATTATAAACAGAACGCTCCAGCGGATGGATCATGCCAAAGTCTTTCCAG TGGAAGTCGCTTGGAGCCTTTACAGAAACTTGGGGTTCCCGCTGGACCTTATTGGATTGATGCTTGAAGAAAACGGGGTCCTGTTGGACATTGCTGCTTTGAACCAGCTGGCTCAGGAGGACGCTGAA CTCAAAGCTCCAAGACAGGAGGAGGCGAGCTCAGGGGTGCAGCTGGATGTGCATTCACTGGCCAAGTTGCAGCAGGATGGCGTGCCTTTCACTGATGATTCCCCTGTGTATGCCTATGAACTTGGGCTCGACGGGAAATATG TTTTCAATCCATGTCAAGCCACCGTTCTGGTGCTGTATAAGGATGGATCTCTCCAGAAGGAAGTTGGTGGTGGACAGCACTGTGGTGTCATCCTGGACAGGACCTGCTTCTATGCTGAGAAGGGTGGCCAGGCATCTGATCAAGGCTACATGGTGCATCTTGAACAGCAG gATGTTCTTTTTCCAGTGGCGTCTGTACAAGTTTTGGGTGGTTATGTGATCCATGAAGTGATCGTTTCTGAGACCTTGAAGGCTGGAGACCAAGTGCAGCTCTTTGTAGATGAG GCCCAGCGTCTGGCTTGCATGGTGAACCATACTGCCACCCACCTGCTGAACTTTGCACTGCGCCAGGTCTTGGGAGATGGTGTAGAACAGCGGGGGTCCCAAGTGACTGCCGAGCAGCTACGGTTTGACGTCAGCACCAAG GGTCCTGTCAAGACCGAACAGTTGCAAGAAACTGAAGATGTGATCCAAGAAATAATCAAAAGGAATGAGCTGGTCTACACAGCAGAAGTCCCTATCCAGCTGACGAATGGTGTGCAGGGCCTCCGGAGGCTGGATGAC gTGTACCCTGATCTGGCACGGGTGGTGTCTGTGGGAGTCCCAGTTGAGAGAACATTGggtccagagtctcaggcagccATGCATGCCTCTGTGGAGCTCTGTTGTGGAAC tCACCTTCAGCATACAGGAGCCATCGAGGACCTCACGATCATCTCTGAGCGGCAGCTGGTCAAAGGGATCAGCCGTATCATTGCTGTGACTGGAGAGCGAGCCAGGCAG GCTCAGGAAGCTGGCCAGTCTCTGGCAAAGGACATGGACTCCCTTTCTGTGCGAGTGAAACGGGGAGGCACCTCTCTAGTGGATGCCCAGAGACTCTCCAGGGAGGTGGGCCTTCTGATTGAC ATGGTGGAGAATACTGCAATGCCACAGGGGCTGAAAAGGGAACTGCACACCACTCTCAGAGCTCTGCAGCGAACAGCCAATTCTGCCATCAGAAAATGGGAAGTCAAATTG GCTGCAGAGAAGGTGCCTGATTTGCTGGCAAAGCATTCCAACCAGCCAGTCATAATTGATATCATCCCTGTTGAGTCGCCCTCG
- the AARS2 gene encoding alanine--tRNA ligase, mitochondrial isoform X2, with amino-acid sequence MAAAVRGSVRRVLWEPPGRRWGSCGARSTSSSSSSAARVRQTFLQFFQERHGHQVVPSAPVRPRGDPSLLFVNAGMNQFKPIFLGTADPRSELTRYQRVVNSQKCVRAGGKHNDLEDVGRDVYHHTFFEMLGNWSFGDYFKEEACSMAWELLTQVYEIPKDRLYVTYFEGDAKLELAADEECREIWLSLGEADGSLCPLPQRHVDTGMGLERLLTVLQNKRSNYDTDLFTPLLEAIHKGCGKPQYQGLVGEADAGGVDTAYRVVADHVRTLSVCIADGVYPGMSGAELVLRHILRRAVRFCSEVLQAPPGFLASLVPVVIAVLGDAYPDLKREMDTVMNVINENEHAFLSCLLQGRRIINRTLQRMDHAKVFPVEVAWSLYRNLGFPLDLIGLMLEENGVLLDIAALNQLAQEDAELKAPRQEEASSGVQLDVHSLAKLQQDGVPFTDDSPVYAYELGLDGKYVFNPCQATVLVLYKDGSLQKEVGGGQHCGVILDRTCFYAEKGGQASDQGYMVHLEQQDVLFPVASVQVLGGYVIHEVIVSETLKAGDQVQLFVDEAQRLACMVNHTATHLLNFALRQVLGDGVEQRGSQVTAEQLRFDVSTKGPVKTEQLQETEDVIQEIIKRNELVYTAEVPIQLTNGVQGLRRLDDVYPDLARVVSVGVPVERTLGPESQAAMHASVELCCGTHLQHTGAIEDLTIISERQLVKGISRIIAVTGERARQAQEAGQSLAKDMDSLSVRVKRGGTSLVDAQRLSREVGLLIDMVENTAMPQGLKRELHTTLRALQRTANSAIRKWEVKLAAEKVPDLLAKHSNQPVIIDIIPVESPSILMKVVNQLCDRVPGTSVMLLSPQASGQVFCACQVPKSSLPVLSAADWALAVCALMGGKAGGSGIVAKGSGSTHNLQLVLNAALEYAQNKL; translated from the exons ATGGCGGCGGCCGTCAGGGGTTCCGTGCGGCGTGTCCTCTGGGAGCCTCCCGGTCGGCGCTGGGGATCGTGCGGGGCTCGCtcgacctcctcctcctcctcctctgctgcgcGAGTGCGACAGACTTTCctccagttcttccaggagcGGCATGGACATCAAGTGGTGCCCTCCGCCCCTGTGCGGCCGCGGGGAGACCCTAGTCTGCTTTTCGTCAACGCTGGCATGAACCAG TTCAAACCCATTTTCCTGGGCACAGCAGATCCCCGGAGTGAACTGACACGTTATCAGCGAGTAGTGAACAGCCAGAAGTGTGTGCGTGCCGGCGGAAAGCACAATGATCTAGAAGATGTGGGCCGAGATGTTTATCATCATACGTTCTTTGAAATGCTGGGGAACTGGTCCTTTGGAGATTATTTCAAA GAGGAAGCTTGCAGCATGGCATGGGAGCTCCTCACACAGGTCTATGAGATCCCAAAGGACCGTCTCTATGTTACCTATTTTGAAGGCGATGCAAAACTGGAACTAGCTGCGGATGAAGAGTGCAGGGAAATATGGCTAAGTCTGGG AGAAGCGGATGGGAGTCTGTGTCCACTTCCCCAGCGTCACGTGGACACAGGAATGGGCTTGGAAAGGTTATTGACGGTTCTGCAGAACAAGCGCTCCAATTATGACACAGACCTCTTCACCCCTCTCCTGGAGGCCATCCATAAG GGTTGTGGCAAGCCCCAATACCAGGGCTTGGTTGGGGAGGCAGATGCTGGAGGTGTGGATACGGCCTACAGGGTGGTGGCCGATCACGTGCGCACTCTGTCCGTGTGCATTGCGGATGGTGTTTATCCAGGCATGTCTGGTGCCGA GCTCGTTCTGCGCCATATCTTGCGCAGGGCTGTGCGCTTTTGCTCTGaagttctccaggctccacctggttTCCTGGCCAGTTTGGTTCCTGTGGTGATAGCGGTTCTG GGAGATGCCTACCCAGACCTGAAGAGGGAAATGGACACG GTTATGAATGTCATCAATGAGAATGAGCATGCATTTCTGTCCTGTCTCTTGCAAGGGCGTCGCATTATAAACAGAACGCTCCAGCGGATGGATCATGCCAAAGTCTTTCCAG TGGAAGTCGCTTGGAGCCTTTACAGAAACTTGGGGTTCCCGCTGGACCTTATTGGATTGATGCTTGAAGAAAACGGGGTCCTGTTGGACATTGCTGCTTTGAACCAGCTGGCTCAGGAGGACGCTGAA CTCAAAGCTCCAAGACAGGAGGAGGCGAGCTCAGGGGTGCAGCTGGATGTGCATTCACTGGCCAAGTTGCAGCAGGATGGCGTGCCTTTCACTGATGATTCCCCTGTGTATGCCTATGAACTTGGGCTCGACGGGAAATATG TTTTCAATCCATGTCAAGCCACCGTTCTGGTGCTGTATAAGGATGGATCTCTCCAGAAGGAAGTTGGTGGTGGACAGCACTGTGGTGTCATCCTGGACAGGACCTGCTTCTATGCTGAGAAGGGTGGCCAGGCATCTGATCAAGGCTACATGGTGCATCTTGAACAGCAG gATGTTCTTTTTCCAGTGGCGTCTGTACAAGTTTTGGGTGGTTATGTGATCCATGAAGTGATCGTTTCTGAGACCTTGAAGGCTGGAGACCAAGTGCAGCTCTTTGTAGATGAG GCCCAGCGTCTGGCTTGCATGGTGAACCATACTGCCACCCACCTGCTGAACTTTGCACTGCGCCAGGTCTTGGGAGATGGTGTAGAACAGCGGGGGTCCCAAGTGACTGCCGAGCAGCTACGGTTTGACGTCAGCACCAAG GGTCCTGTCAAGACCGAACAGTTGCAAGAAACTGAAGATGTGATCCAAGAAATAATCAAAAGGAATGAGCTGGTCTACACAGCAGAAGTCCCTATCCAGCTGACGAATGGTGTGCAGGGCCTCCGGAGGCTGGATGAC gTGTACCCTGATCTGGCACGGGTGGTGTCTGTGGGAGTCCCAGTTGAGAGAACATTGggtccagagtctcaggcagccATGCATGCCTCTGTGGAGCTCTGTTGTGGAAC tCACCTTCAGCATACAGGAGCCATCGAGGACCTCACGATCATCTCTGAGCGGCAGCTGGTCAAAGGGATCAGCCGTATCATTGCTGTGACTGGAGAGCGAGCCAGGCAG GCTCAGGAAGCTGGCCAGTCTCTGGCAAAGGACATGGACTCCCTTTCTGTGCGAGTGAAACGGGGAGGCACCTCTCTAGTGGATGCCCAGAGACTCTCCAGGGAGGTGGGCCTTCTGATTGAC ATGGTGGAGAATACTGCAATGCCACAGGGGCTGAAAAGGGAACTGCACACCACTCTCAGAGCTCTGCAGCGAACAGCCAATTCTGCCATCAGAAAATGGGAAGTCAAATTG GCTGCAGAGAAGGTGCCTGATTTGCTGGCAAAGCATTCCAACCAGCCAGTCATAATTGATATCATCCCTGTTGAGTCGCCCTCG